The following are encoded together in the Pedobacter sp. D749 genome:
- a CDS encoding GIY-YIG nuclease family protein translates to MSHNYFVYILTNKNKTVLYTGVTNDLEVRLKQYVGNRENKFAFTFKYNCHYLIFFERHQFIEHAIEREKEIKGWTRKKKNELIEIVNPNWRFLNEEIIER, encoded by the coding sequence ATGAGCCATAATTACTTTGTCTACATCTTAACAAACAAGAACAAAACTGTTTTGTATACAGGCGTAACAAATGACTTAGAGGTTAGACTTAAACAATACGTTGGGAATAGAGAAAATAAATTTGCTTTTACTTTTAAATACAACTGTCACTATTTAATTTTTTTCGAAAGACATCAGTTCATTGAACATGCAATTGAGAGAGAAAAAGAAATTAAAGGCTGGACTAGGAAAAAGAAAAATGAATTGATTGAAATTGTTAATCCAAATTGGAGATTTTTGAATGAAGAGATAATTGAAAGATAA
- a CDS encoding polysaccharide lyase family 1 protein: MKKNFLNLLFTTALMLSANYASAQYPNIPPEVKKSSDSMMKEAYHQSDIAWEKAKPVIAKEAAEGKPYIPWAGRPTDLPQSKLLAFPGAEGGGAYSFGGHGGRVIVVKNLNDSGSGSLRDACEQGGARIVVFNVAGIIRLKTPLIIRAPYITIAGQTAPGDGVCVAGESVWLNTHDVIVRFMRFRRGETFVGRRDDAIGGNPVGNIMIDHVSASWGLDENMSMYRHMYNDSTGKAEEKLGTVNITIQNSIFSEALDYWNHAFGSTLGGENCAFVRNLWADNGARNPSIGWNGIFNFANNVVFNWNNRSTDGGDYTAQYNIINNFYKPGPVTELKDPISYRILKPESGRSKLPYVVFGRAYVAGNIIDGNEKVTKNNWDGGVQLEDKKGNLMSFETASKYFAAMKAKDPFPMPKISIIPTLQAKDYVLANAGATLPKRDPVDIRVVKQVATGKIEVHPNAKPSAFQFEHRRLPGDSYKQGIITEVSQVGGYPEYKGTPYKDSDDDGMPDAYEIKNGLNPKDAKDAIKLSKSGYSNIEVYLNSLVDIDKVRP; this comes from the coding sequence ATGAAAAAGAACTTTTTAAATCTGTTGTTCACAACAGCATTAATGCTCTCCGCAAATTACGCATCTGCGCAATACCCGAATATACCGCCTGAAGTCAAAAAATCTTCTGATTCAATGATGAAAGAAGCTTACCATCAATCAGACATCGCCTGGGAAAAAGCCAAGCCGGTTATAGCAAAGGAAGCTGCAGAGGGTAAGCCATATATTCCGTGGGCTGGCCGACCTACCGATCTTCCTCAATCTAAATTATTGGCCTTTCCTGGTGCAGAAGGGGGAGGTGCATATAGTTTTGGTGGTCACGGCGGCAGGGTAATTGTGGTTAAAAATTTAAACGATAGTGGTTCCGGTTCTTTACGTGATGCCTGTGAACAAGGTGGTGCGAGAATTGTGGTTTTCAATGTTGCAGGAATTATCAGGTTGAAAACACCATTGATTATTCGTGCCCCATATATTACTATTGCTGGCCAAACGGCGCCTGGAGATGGTGTTTGTGTAGCTGGCGAATCAGTTTGGTTAAATACCCATGACGTTATTGTTCGCTTTATGCGTTTTAGAAGAGGTGAAACTTTTGTAGGTCGCAGAGATGATGCCATTGGTGGAAATCCGGTTGGCAATATTATGATCGATCACGTTTCTGCCAGTTGGGGATTGGACGAAAACATGTCGATGTACCGTCACATGTATAATGATAGCACAGGTAAAGCCGAAGAAAAATTAGGAACGGTTAACATTACGATCCAAAACTCTATTTTCTCTGAAGCTTTAGATTATTGGAACCATGCGTTTGGCAGTACATTAGGTGGCGAAAACTGTGCCTTTGTACGTAATCTTTGGGCCGATAATGGTGCCCGTAATCCATCAATTGGTTGGAACGGCATTTTTAACTTCGCCAATAACGTAGTGTTTAACTGGAATAACCGCTCCACAGATGGCGGAGATTATACCGCACAGTACAACATCATCAACAACTTTTACAAACCTGGTCCGGTTACCGAATTAAAAGACCCGATCAGCTACCGCATTTTAAAACCGGAATCTGGTCGCAGTAAATTACCTTATGTTGTTTTCGGACGTGCTTATGTAGCAGGAAATATCATCGATGGAAATGAAAAAGTAACCAAAAACAACTGGGATGGAGGCGTACAGTTAGAAGATAAAAAAGGGAACCTCATGTCGTTTGAAACTGCAAGCAAATATTTCGCAGCAATGAAAGCTAAAGATCCATTCCCGATGCCTAAAATCAGCATTATCCCAACGTTACAAGCAAAAGACTATGTATTGGCAAATGCTGGTGCTACCTTACCAAAGAGAGATCCGGTTGATATCCGCGTAGTTAAACAGGTGGCTACCGGAAAAATTGAAGTTCACCCTAATGCTAAACCATCTGCATTTCAATTCGAACACCGCAGATTACCTGGCGATTCTTACAAACAGGGTATCATTACAGAAGTTTCACAGGTGGGTGGTTATCCGGAATATAAAGGAACGCCATATAAAGATAGCGACGATGATGGCATGCCTGATGCATACGAAATTAAAAATGGCTTGAATCCTAAAGATGCGAAGGATGCTATAAAGCTATCGAAATCAGGTTATTCGAATATTGAAGTATATTTGAATAGTTTGGTTGATATTGATAAAGTGAGACCGTAG
- a CDS encoding RagB/SusD family nutrient uptake outer membrane protein, translating to MKIHKLLIFALLVASGASSCKKVLDNVDENYAVAGQIFNDSTLAVLNLNVLYDSNLPSWAGVNSGSAITNPSGLSDEAYNDNKFFRGTISNNDVGDIGTAVNVSNNYGKIRLINTFIRDVNAGTLPAGTKNRLIAQALFFRSFRYFDLVRLYGGVPLVLTPLQAVGDEAKDAALLPRNKTSECIAQITRDLDTCIKYLPKKWAGTADWGRITAGAAAAFKGKVLLTYASPQFVTNEASDPNNPATIVERWEKSYTANQEAVSLLTAYGWKLAASYDNMWFTEVNNPEAVLVTGYNNFNTATSKNNGYDNSARPSYLGTGGGGYQPTWELVKSYPMLDGKAPGTSTRYVYSDQNFYKNRDPRFDKTIAYNGANWPIIGNQNYRLWTYFVNNRTVEPGTASSTGFYCRKAIDPTVLQNNVIYSGTDWMELRYAEVVLNLAESAAATNRLQEAYDNLILIRARAGIEKGTDNLYGLKAGMSQTELINAIMYERQIEFAFEGKRFWDLRRRKLFSTVLNGKIRTGKQFNLVTSGAPASLSTSPYVGRDALSTDQVYTYMTILPKTLDNGYTINWKDEYYFFGIPTSSIANNPKIEQTRGWGGSFDPQL from the coding sequence ATGAAAATACATAAATTATTAATATTCGCTTTACTTGTTGCATCAGGAGCAAGTAGCTGTAAAAAAGTTCTTGATAATGTTGATGAAAATTATGCAGTTGCAGGTCAGATTTTTAATGATTCGACATTAGCAGTTTTAAACCTGAATGTATTGTATGATTCTAATCTGCCATCCTGGGCAGGCGTAAATTCAGGAAGTGCGATTACCAATCCGAGTGGTCTTTCAGATGAGGCCTATAATGACAATAAGTTTTTTAGGGGCACAATAAGTAATAATGATGTTGGCGATATTGGAACAGCAGTAAATGTTTCCAATAACTATGGCAAAATCCGTTTAATCAATACTTTTATCAGAGATGTTAATGCCGGCACCTTACCTGCAGGCACAAAAAACCGGTTAATAGCACAGGCATTGTTTTTCCGTTCATTTAGATACTTCGATCTTGTGAGGTTATATGGTGGCGTTCCGTTGGTATTAACACCACTTCAAGCTGTGGGCGATGAAGCCAAAGATGCAGCCTTATTGCCAAGAAATAAGACCTCAGAGTGTATTGCACAAATTACCAGGGATTTAGATACCTGTATTAAATATCTGCCCAAAAAGTGGGCAGGTACAGCAGACTGGGGTAGGATTACCGCAGGAGCTGCCGCTGCATTTAAAGGAAAAGTCTTGTTAACGTATGCAAGTCCGCAATTTGTTACAAATGAAGCGAGCGACCCTAATAATCCGGCAACAATTGTAGAACGTTGGGAGAAGTCATACACTGCGAATCAGGAAGCTGTGTCTTTGCTAACCGCATACGGATGGAAACTTGCTGCATCTTATGATAATATGTGGTTCACTGAAGTAAATAATCCTGAAGCAGTTTTGGTTACGGGTTACAATAACTTTAATACTGCCACAAGCAAAAATAACGGTTATGACAACAGTGCAAGACCATCTTATTTAGGAACCGGAGGAGGGGGCTATCAACCAACATGGGAGTTAGTTAAATCTTATCCAATGCTTGATGGTAAGGCACCGGGCACATCAACCAGGTATGTTTACAGCGATCAGAATTTTTATAAAAACAGAGATCCCAGATTCGATAAAACCATTGCTTATAATGGCGCAAACTGGCCAATTATCGGGAACCAGAATTATAGGTTATGGACATATTTTGTAAACAATAGAACTGTTGAGCCTGGAACAGCCAGCTCCACTGGTTTTTACTGCCGTAAAGCCATTGATCCTACTGTTTTACAGAATAATGTAATCTATTCTGGTACGGACTGGATGGAACTAAGATATGCAGAAGTGGTTTTAAATTTGGCAGAATCTGCTGCGGCGACAAATCGTTTGCAGGAAGCCTATGACAATTTAATTCTGATCAGAGCAAGGGCTGGAATTGAAAAAGGAACTGATAATCTCTATGGGCTTAAAGCAGGAATGAGCCAAACCGAGTTAATTAATGCCATAATGTATGAAAGACAAATTGAATTTGCCTTTGAAGGAAAACGTTTCTGGGATTTAAGGAGAAGAAAGCTGTTTTCAACAGTCTTAAATGGTAAAATAAGAACGGGCAAACAATTTAACCTCGTTACAAGCGGTGCTCCGGCAAGTCTTTCAACTTCACCATATGTAGGCCGTGATGCACTTTCTACAGATCAGGTTTATACTTACATGACTATTCTTCCTAAAACTTTAGATAATGGTTATACGATTAATTGGAAAGACGAATATTATTTCTTTGGTATTCCAACCTCATCGATTGCCAATAATCCGAAAATAGAACAAACAAGAGGCTGGGGAGGAAGTTTCGATCCACAGCTTTAG
- a CDS encoding TonB-dependent receptor, with the protein MNLKFLRKISLPLLLMLMASIMLFAQDRKVTGKVVDQSDGSGIPGVNVSIKGIPSNVSTNADGIYTIQVKSDADVLVFSFIGYIRQQVIVGKQANVVVRLVPENKNLDDVVVIGYGTQKKASLTGAISTVNMKAIEDIPTTNLAAALRGQLPAVSVTGGVARPGENATITIRNPIFFAKDGKTDPLYVIDDIQRTITDFNALDASEVESITILKDAAAAIYGILGANGVVLVKTKRGKPGAPKISYSGSYGLTDATMLPKMMSGLEQAVYLNDYTQAQNNFLVQPNGNYTNPTTGVTTKITSYYTPDELDYFSKNSQDYLAQAWQSSYIMRHALNITGGTDKATYFAGGSYTSQNSNFKGVNTDRLTFRASADAKVANGLKVGVSVSGNINYNKRYYFKQGSESLDNDFKSLLASPQFVPFYVDGLPVLQAPNTGTVEGANFFEVQRLNNYTLQNTTSINLQATAEYEIPVVKGLKASLNFNRNINNDFSKQYGTRYNLYQFEGLGDNKHIVGGKVTNIISAKNGDIVRFTPGRLDVYQFNGLLSYARKFGKHDISAIALFEQQHTSGESLAVSREGTLVGGLDNMNFATGLQATDQVGRLNEFGRLAYATRINYSYADKYLLEVSLRTDANNNFAPGQQYGFFPSASLGWVISEEGFFKNKVKFVNFLKIRGSVGLLGNDSSKPYLYQENYKLETGKSAVFGGNNDRGLNYAPNIIIANANTTWDSNLSTNLGVDAQFLDNRLSLTADGFFAHRYNMLSALTSSVSVLIGANPPTENFAKVNTFGYEISAGWRDKIGKDFSYNFNPFFTWSDNKLLVADQPLGNVGTYLDILGQSSDRGAFGYHYLGMFRSQSEADAFAAANPKYTVLGQKPVAGMLYYADVRGPKVNGVYTGPDGIVDENDQDYLTDKSSNHYGLGLNFGGAYKGISLNVTMGMSFGGQDAIEGDARKRATSTVNRPAFWSDHWTPENPNAKYPSPYYSATYDLNSSFWFVNSYTFRVSNINLAYSFPAKITQKMGIGSLKASVIATNPFNFYNPYTYRDNASSYNVYPNLQSLSFALNVGF; encoded by the coding sequence ATGAACTTAAAATTTTTACGCAAGATTTCTTTGCCTTTGCTGCTGATGCTCATGGCAAGTATAATGCTCTTTGCCCAGGACCGAAAGGTTACAGGTAAGGTAGTTGATCAATCCGACGGGAGTGGTATTCCCGGGGTGAATGTGAGCATCAAAGGTATTCCCAGCAATGTAAGCACTAATGCAGATGGCATTTACACCATCCAGGTAAAATCTGATGCAGATGTTCTTGTATTCTCGTTTATAGGTTACATAAGGCAACAGGTAATAGTAGGTAAACAAGCCAATGTTGTGGTGCGTTTAGTTCCGGAAAACAAGAACCTTGATGATGTAGTTGTTATTGGTTATGGCACGCAGAAAAAAGCCAGTTTAACGGGTGCAATATCTACTGTTAATATGAAAGCTATTGAGGATATCCCGACAACGAACCTTGCAGCTGCATTAAGAGGTCAATTGCCCGCTGTAAGTGTTACAGGTGGTGTTGCTCGCCCTGGCGAAAATGCTACAATTACCATCAGAAACCCAATATTTTTTGCCAAGGACGGTAAAACCGATCCACTTTATGTGATTGATGATATTCAAAGGACTATTACTGATTTTAATGCACTCGATGCCAGTGAAGTAGAAAGCATAACCATATTAAAAGATGCAGCAGCGGCTATATACGGTATTTTAGGTGCAAATGGTGTGGTACTGGTTAAAACAAAACGCGGAAAACCAGGAGCTCCGAAAATCAGCTATAGTGGATCTTATGGGTTAACTGATGCCACGATGCTGCCGAAGATGATGAGTGGTTTAGAGCAGGCTGTTTATCTAAATGATTATACTCAGGCGCAAAATAATTTTCTGGTACAGCCAAATGGAAATTACACGAATCCTACAACCGGTGTAACCACTAAAATAACATCTTATTACACTCCTGATGAACTTGATTATTTCAGTAAAAACAGTCAGGATTATCTTGCTCAGGCCTGGCAGTCATCGTATATTATGCGTCATGCTTTAAATATTACCGGAGGTACCGATAAGGCAACCTATTTTGCCGGAGGAAGTTACACCAGTCAAAATTCAAATTTTAAAGGGGTAAATACAGATCGGTTAACATTCAGAGCAAGCGCAGATGCGAAAGTTGCCAATGGCTTAAAAGTTGGTGTTTCGGTTAGTGGTAATATAAATTACAACAAACGATATTATTTTAAACAAGGGTCTGAAAGTTTGGACAACGATTTTAAATCCTTACTGGCATCACCACAATTTGTTCCCTTTTATGTAGATGGTTTACCTGTGTTGCAGGCACCCAATACGGGCACGGTTGAAGGAGCAAACTTTTTCGAAGTTCAAAGATTAAACAATTATACGCTTCAAAATACAACAAGCATCAATCTACAGGCTACAGCAGAATATGAAATCCCTGTTGTAAAGGGATTAAAGGCCAGTTTAAATTTCAATAGAAATATCAACAACGATTTTAGCAAGCAGTATGGTACCAGGTATAATTTATACCAGTTTGAAGGATTAGGTGATAATAAACATATTGTTGGAGGTAAAGTAACCAATATCATATCGGCAAAAAATGGAGATATCGTTCGCTTTACACCAGGGCGTTTAGATGTTTACCAATTTAATGGATTATTATCTTATGCACGTAAATTCGGAAAGCATGACATTTCTGCAATTGCCTTATTTGAGCAACAGCACACGTCAGGAGAGAGCCTTGCCGTATCTCGTGAGGGAACTTTAGTTGGCGGTTTGGATAATATGAATTTTGCAACTGGCTTACAAGCTACAGATCAGGTAGGGCGTTTAAACGAATTTGGCAGGCTTGCTTACGCAACGCGTATTAATTATTCTTACGCGGATAAATATTTACTTGAAGTATCCTTACGTACAGATGCCAATAATAATTTCGCACCCGGGCAGCAATATGGCTTTTTCCCTTCTGCCTCGCTAGGTTGGGTAATATCAGAAGAAGGTTTCTTTAAAAATAAGGTGAAGTTTGTTAACTTTTTAAAAATAAGAGGATCGGTTGGTTTATTGGGTAATGATAGCTCGAAACCATATTTATACCAGGAAAATTATAAACTGGAGACAGGCAAATCAGCTGTTTTTGGTGGCAATAATGATAGAGGCTTAAATTATGCGCCAAACATTATCATTGCCAATGCAAATACAACATGGGATAGTAATTTAAGTACAAACCTAGGTGTGGATGCGCAATTTCTTGATAATAGGTTATCACTAACAGCAGATGGTTTTTTCGCACACCGTTACAACATGCTTTCAGCGCTTACTTCATCTGTGTCAGTACTTATTGGTGCAAATCCACCAACGGAGAATTTTGCAAAAGTTAATACTTTCGGATACGAAATATCAGCAGGATGGCGAGACAAAATTGGCAAGGATTTTAGTTACAATTTTAATCCTTTTTTTACCTGGAGCGATAATAAGTTATTAGTTGCCGATCAGCCACTGGGTAATGTGGGTACTTATCTTGATATCCTGGGACAATCAAGCGATAGAGGAGCATTTGGTTATCATTATTTAGGTATGTTCAGATCTCAGTCAGAAGCTGATGCCTTTGCTGCAGCTAACCCAAAATACACTGTGCTCGGACAAAAGCCAGTGGCAGGTATGTTATATTATGCAGATGTTAGAGGGCCAAAAGTAAACGGTGTATATACCGGACCAGATGGTATTGTTGATGAGAATGATCAGGACTATCTGACAGATAAATCGAGCAACCATTATGGGTTGGGTTTAAACTTTGGAGGTGCTTATAAAGGCATTTCACTTAACGTTACTATGGGTATGTCGTTCGGAGGGCAGGATGCTATAGAAGGCGATGCAAGAAAACGTGCAACGAGCACTGTTAACCGTCCGGCTTTCTGGTCAGATCACTGGACTCCTGAAAATCCAAATGCCAAATACCCAAGCCCATACTATAGTGCTACATACGACTTAAATTCGTCATTCTGGTTTGTTAACAGTTACACTTTTAGGGTAAGCAACATCAATTTGGCCTATAGTTTTCCGGCTAAAATTACCCAGAAAATGGGCATAGGAAGTTTAAAAGCTTCAGTAATCGCCACAAATCCTTTTAATTTCTATAATCCTTACACCTATAGAGATAATGCATCATCATACAATGTTTATCCAAATCTTCAGTCTCTTTCTTTTGCACTAAATGTTGGATTTTAA
- a CDS encoding DUF3826 domain-containing protein produces the protein MKSSILALLLTFSSITAIFAQTNAAADKEAYTKMITDRAAKIVTNLGLNDARKTQKVAVIVRDQYSNLNDIYAARDARVKEIKEKNKDNKVERDSALAKDGRIVEIALNKLHKKYISKLSAQLTNEQVELVKNGMTYNVLPITYKAYQEEILTLTDDQKKQILNWLTEAREHAMDAESSDKKHAWFGKYKGRINNYLSSAGYDLKKEGIEWEKRRKAKAGVN, from the coding sequence ATGAAATCATCCATTTTGGCCTTATTGTTAACGTTCTCCAGCATAACAGCCATTTTTGCACAGACGAATGCTGCTGCAGATAAAGAAGCCTATACCAAAATGATTACTGATCGTGCGGCTAAAATTGTGACCAATTTAGGCCTTAACGATGCCAGGAAAACACAAAAAGTAGCGGTAATTGTTCGCGATCAATACAGCAATCTGAATGATATTTATGCCGCCCGTGATGCCAGAGTTAAAGAAATTAAGGAAAAAAATAAAGATAATAAGGTAGAACGCGACTCGGCACTGGCAAAAGATGGCCGTATTGTAGAAATAGCTTTAAACAAACTGCACAAAAAATACATCAGCAAACTTTCTGCTCAACTAACTAATGAGCAGGTAGAGCTGGTTAAAAACGGCATGACTTATAATGTGTTGCCCATCACTTACAAAGCCTATCAGGAAGAAATTTTAACACTAACCGACGATCAAAAAAAACAGATTCTGAACTGGCTAACCGAGGCCCGTGAGCATGCCATGGATGCTGAATCATCTGATAAAAAACATGCCTGGTTCGGTAAATATAAGGGCCGTATCAACAATTACCTTTCTTCAGCAGGTTATGATCTTAAAAAGGAAGGCATAGAATGGGAGAAAAGGCGAAAGGCCAAGGCTGGAGTCAATTAA
- a CDS encoding AraC family transcriptional regulator codes for MKPHFHKVPITLQSSFSIRHDVKPDFGNIWHYHPELELHYVIKGEGVRFIGDNISNFVPDEMVLLGENLPHTWRCKDEYFQNNPDLTTEAMVIHFLPDCLGKYLLTLPEAYLIPKLFEKAKNGMVIKGKAKDKLVDLMRAAVDATNLDRIIILLSILKTLAETDEYSTIVTSKNTFYQSNESETLRINKICNYTLSNYKKDITLEEVASLSSLSVTSFCRYFKLMTKKTFYDFLIEIRVSHACRFLIENKLPTEMICFDCGFNNVSNFYRHFKKVTGMTPLDYKRKYLN; via the coding sequence ATGAAACCCCATTTTCATAAAGTTCCCATTACTTTGCAAAGTTCTTTTAGTATCCGCCATGACGTTAAACCCGATTTTGGAAACATCTGGCATTACCATCCCGAACTGGAACTCCATTATGTAATCAAAGGTGAAGGTGTACGTTTTATCGGCGATAACATCAGTAATTTTGTGCCTGACGAAATGGTATTGCTGGGTGAAAACCTGCCCCACACCTGGCGTTGTAAGGATGAGTATTTTCAAAACAATCCCGACCTGACAACTGAAGCAATGGTAATCCATTTTTTACCTGATTGTTTGGGCAAATACCTGCTTACTTTGCCCGAAGCTTACCTGATCCCTAAACTGTTCGAAAAAGCCAAAAATGGCATGGTAATTAAAGGTAAGGCTAAAGATAAACTGGTCGATTTAATGCGGGCAGCTGTTGATGCAACGAATTTAGACCGCATTATTATTTTACTTTCGATATTAAAAACGCTGGCAGAAACGGATGAATATTCGACCATCGTAACCAGTAAAAATACTTTTTACCAATCGAACGAATCAGAAACTTTACGCATCAATAAAATCTGCAATTATACCCTAAGCAATTATAAAAAGGATATTACTTTAGAGGAAGTGGCATCGTTAAGCAGTTTAAGCGTGACTTCTTTTTGCAGGTATTTTAAACTGATGACGAAAAAGACTTTTTATGATTTTTTGATCGAGATCAGGGTGAGCCACGCCTGTCGTTTCCTGATTGAGAATAAACTGCCAACCGAAATGATCTGTTTTGATTGCGGTTTCAATAATGTATCTAATTTTTACAGGCACTTTAAAAAGGTAACGGGAATGACTCCTTTGGATTATAAAAGAAAATATTTGAATTAA
- a CDS encoding dihydrodipicolinate synthase family protein — translation MENSQKGFIPVMLTPFLSNGNIDYPALTQLTEIYLQAGASGLFANCLSSEMFELSDKERIQVIKHVVKVANGAVPVVATGTFGGEITKQADFIKEVSDAGVEAVIAITSLLANEGENDEIFNDRVFDLLHQTDEIPMGFYECPIPYKRVLKPHQLADFVATGRVIYHKDTSLDLTQIKEKFKLTEGYAFGLYDAYMVHAVDSLKAGASGLSCIQGNYFPELIVWLCDHYDDESLNNEVQAVQQFLIDNMEVMHHVYPVVSKYFLQKRGLNISTFTRRNVGAFTSSEVKGMETLFDDYTSLRNNLNIKVFI, via the coding sequence ATGGAAAACTCACAAAAAGGGTTCATCCCGGTTATGCTCACGCCATTTTTGAGCAATGGGAACATCGATTATCCTGCTTTAACACAACTTACGGAGATTTATTTACAGGCAGGGGCTTCAGGTTTGTTTGCCAATTGCCTCTCGAGCGAGATGTTCGAATTGAGTGACAAGGAAAGAATCCAGGTTATAAAACATGTGGTAAAAGTGGCAAACGGTGCCGTACCTGTTGTAGCCACTGGAACCTTTGGCGGCGAAATTACCAAACAAGCTGATTTTATAAAAGAAGTAAGCGATGCAGGTGTAGAAGCCGTAATTGCCATTACCAGTTTATTGGCCAATGAAGGCGAAAACGATGAAATATTTAACGACCGTGTGTTCGATCTGCTGCATCAAACGGATGAAATTCCGATGGGTTTTTACGAATGCCCGATACCCTATAAAAGGGTGTTAAAGCCACATCAACTCGCCGATTTTGTCGCTACAGGAAGGGTAATTTACCATAAAGATACCAGCCTGGATCTTACTCAGATAAAAGAAAAATTTAAACTAACCGAGGGTTATGCTTTTGGTTTATACGATGCCTACATGGTTCACGCAGTTGATTCGCTAAAAGCAGGTGCTTCAGGGTTATCCTGCATTCAGGGTAATTACTTTCCGGAGTTAATTGTTTGGTTATGTGATCATTATGATGATGAATCGCTTAATAATGAGGTACAGGCCGTGCAGCAGTTTTTGATCGATAATATGGAGGTGATGCATCATGTTTATCCAGTAGTATCCAAATATTTTCTGCAAAAAAGAGGGTTAAACATTTCGACTTTTACACGCAGAAATGTGGGCGCATTTACAAGTAGTGAAGTAAAAGGAATGGAGACCTTATTTGATGATTACACCTCGTTACGCAACAATTTGAATATTAAGGTTTTTATATGA